A single region of the Hippoglossus hippoglossus isolate fHipHip1 chromosome 17, fHipHip1.pri, whole genome shotgun sequence genome encodes:
- the LOC117778270 gene encoding myosin-6, with product MGDAAMRDFGAAAPYLRKSDRERLEAQTRPFDMKKECFVPDTDEEYVKASVTSREGDKVTAQTERGKTVTVKECDVHPQNPPKFDKIEDMAMLTFLHEPAVLFNLKERYAAWMIYTYSGLFCVTVNPYKALPVYNHEVVAAYRGKKRTEAPPHIFSISDNAYQYMLTDRENQSILITGESGAGKTVNTKRVIQYFASIAAAGGKKDAGSEKKGTLEDQIIQANPALEAFGNAKTIRNDNSSRFGKFIRIHFAASGKLASADIETYLLEKSRVTFQLKAERDYHIFYQILSQKKPELLEMLLITNNPYDYGFISQGETTVASINDSEELIATDDAFDVLGFTQEEKNGIYKMIGAIMHHGNMKFKNKQREEQAEADGTEDADKVAYLMGLNSADLIKGLCHPRVKVGNEWVTKGQNVQQVNYSIGALSKSVYEKMFLWMVVRINHSLDTKQPRQYFIGVLDIAGFEIFDYNTFEQMCINFTNEKLQQFFNHHMFVLEQEEYKKEGIEWTFIDFGMDLQACIDLIEKPMGIMSILEEECMFPKASDATFKAKLYDNHLGKSANFQKPRVVKGKPEAHFALMHYAGTVDYNINNWLVKNKDPLNETVVGLYQKSNLKLLSFLFVNYAGTETGEGGKGKGGSKKKGSSFQTVSALHRENLNKLMTNLRSTHPHFVRCLIPNETKTPGAMENPLVMHQLRCNGVLEGIRICRKGFPNRILYGDFKQRYRILNPAAIPEGQFIDSRKGAEKLLGSLDIDHNQYKFGHTKVFFKAGLLGTLEEMRDDRLSLIITGIQSRARGLLARQEFQKIFERRDALLVIQWNVRSFMGVKNWPWMKLFFKIKPLLRSAEAEKEMANMKEEFLKLKEAYAKSEARRKELEEKMVSLLQEKNDLQLHVQSEQDNLADAEERCEGLIKNKIQMEAKAKELTERLEDEEEMNAELTAKKRKLEDECSELKKDIDDLELTLAKVEKEKHATENKVKNLVEEMAALDEIIAKLTKEKKALQEAHQQTLDDLQSEEDKVNTLTKAKAKLEQQVDDLEGSLEQEKKIRMDLERAKRKLEGDLKLTQESLMDLENDKQQLEEHMKKKDFELSQLSNRIEDEQAIAIQLQKKLKELQARIEELEEELEAERAARAKVEKQRADLARELEEISERLEEAGGATSVQIEMNKKREAEFLKLRRDLEEATLHHEATAATLRKKQADSVADLGEQIDNLQRVKQKLEKEKSELRLELDDVVSNMEHIVKTKTNLEKTSRTMEDQMNEYKSKFEEAQRWINDFNLQKAKLQTENGELLRQLEDKETMVSQLTRGKMSYTQQVEDLKRQLEEETKAKSALAHAVQSSRHDCDLLREQYEEEQEAKAELQRGMSKANSEVAQWRTKYETDAIQRTEELEEAKKKLAQRLQDAEEAVEAVNAKCSSLDKTKHRLQNEIEDLMVDVERSNAAAAALDKKQRNFDKVLSEWKQKYEESQCELESSQKEARSLSTELFKLKNSYEESLDHLETLKRENKNLQEEISDLTEQLGEGGKNIHELEKLRKQLEQEKNEIQSALEEAEASLEHEEGKILRAQLEFNQIKSEIERKLAEKDEEMEQSKRNLQRTIDTLQTSLEAECRSRNEAMRLKKKMEGDLNEMEIQLSQANRQAAEAQKQLKSVHAHLKDCQIQLNESVRANDDLKENIAIVERRNNLLQAELEELRAALEQTERGRKLAEQELLDVSERVQLLHSQNTALINQKKKLEADTSQLQTEVEEAVQECRNAEEKAKKAITDAAMMAEELKKEQDTSSHLERMKKNMEQTIKDLQHRLDEAEQIAMKGGKKQVQKLEARVRELENEVESEQKKSSEAVKGMRKYERRIKELTYQTEEDRKNVARLQDLVDKLQLKVKAYKRCSEEAEEQANTHLTKFRKLQHELDEAEERADIAESQVNKLRAKSRDVGTKKGLDEE from the exons atggGGGACGCTGCGATGAGAGACTTTGGGGCAGCAGCTCCATACCTGAGGAAGTCCGACAGGGAGCGTCTAGAGGCCCAGACTCGTCCCTTCGACATGAAGAAAGAGTGCTTTGTTCCTGATACTGATGAGGAGTATGTGAAGGCTTCCGTCACCAGTCGTGAGGGTGACAAAGTCACTGCTCAGACTGAGAGAGGGAAG aCTGTCACTGTGAAGGAGTGCGATGTTCACCCTCAGAACCCGCCGAAGTTCGATAAAATTGAAGACATGGCGATGTTGACCTTCCTCCATGAGCCCGCTGTGCTGTTCAACCTCAAAGAGCGTTACGCAGCATGGATGATCTAT ACCTACTCTGGGCTGTTCTGTGTGACTGTCAACCCCTACAAGGCACTGCCAGTCTACAACCATGAAGTGGTTGCTGCctacagaggaaagaagaggactGAAGCTCCTCCTCATATCTTCTCCATCTCTGACAATGCCTACCAGTACATGCTCACTG ACAGAGAAAATCAGTCAATTCTCATCAC TGGAGAATCTGGTGCTGGGAAGACTGTAAACACCAAGAGAGTCATTCAGTACTTTGCCAGCATTGCAGCTGCAGGTGGGAAGAAAGACGCAGGCTCtgagaaaaag GGTACTCTGGAAGATCAAATCATCCAGGCTAATCCAGCTTTAGAGGCCTTTGGTAATGCCAAGACTATCAGAAATGACAACTCTTCCAGATTT GGCAAATTTATCCGAATTCACTTTGCTGCCAGTGGAAAGCTGGCCTCAGCTGATATTGAGACAT aTCTGCTGGAAAAGTCCCGTGTCACCTTTCAGCTTAAGGCTGAGAGAGACTATCACATCTTCTATCAGATTCTGTCTCAGAAGAAACCTGAGCTGCTCG AGATGTTGCTCATCACCAACAACCCCTATGACTACGGCTTCATCTCCCAAGGAGAAACGACTGTAGCCTCGATCAATGATTCAGAAGAGTTGATCGCCACTGAT GATGCCTTTGATGTGCTGGGCTTCACTCAAGAAGAGAAGAATGGTATTTATAAGATGATAGGGGCTATCATGCACCATGGTAACATGAAGTTCAAGAACAAGCAGCGTGAAGAGCAGGCAGAGGCTGATGGCACTGAAG ATGCTGACAAAGTTGCATATCTGATGGGCCTGAACTCTGCTGACCTCATCAAAGGCCTCTGTCACCCGAGAGTCAAAGTTGGAAATGAGTGGGTCACCAAGGGACAAAATGTCCAGCAG GTGAACTATTCTATCGGTGCATTGTCTAAGTCAGTGTATGAAAAGATGTTTCTGTGGATGGTGGTGAGGATCAACCATTCCTTGGACACCAAGCAGCCTCGTCAGTACTTCATTGGTGTATTGGACATAGCTGGATTTGAAATCTTCGAT TACAACACGTTTGAGCAGATGTGCATCAACTTCACCAATGAAAAACTGCAACAGTTTTTCAACCACCACATGTTTGTGCTGGAGCAGGAAGAGTACAAGAAAGAGGGCATTGAATGGACTTTCATTGATTTTGGTATGGATTTGCAGGCCTGTATTGACCTCATTGAAAAG CCCATGGGTATCATGTCCATCCTTGAAGAGGAGTGCATGTTCCCTAAAGCTTCTGATGCCACCTTTAAAGCTAAGCTCTATGACAACCATCTGGGGAAATCTGCCAACTTCCAGAAGCCCAGAGTTGTCAAAGGAAAACCAGAGGCTCATTTTGCCCTGATGCACTATGCTGGAACTGTTGATTATAATATCAACAACTGGCTGGTGAAGAACAAAGATCCTCTGAACGAGACTGTTGTTGGATTGTACCAGAAGTCCAATCTCAAGCTGCTGTCTTTCCTCTTTGTAAATTATGCTGGAACTGAGACAG GGGAAGGTGGAAAAGGCAAAGGAGGAAGCAAGAAGAAGGGTTCATCCTTCCAAACTGTGTCTGCCTTGCACAGG GAGAACCTGAACAAGTTGATGACCAACTTGAGGTCGACTCACCCCCACTTTGTACGCTGCCTCATCCCCAATGAGACCAAGACTCCTGGGGCCATGGAGAACCCCCTGGTGATGCACCAGCTGCGCTGTAACGGTGTGCTGGAAGGAATCAGGATCTGCAGAAAGGGTTTCCCCAACAGGATCCTCTACGGAGATTTCAAACAGAG ATACCGTATCCTGAACCCTGCTGCCATCCCTGAGGGGCAGTTCATTGACAGCAGGAAGGGAGCCGAGAAACTCCTTGGGTCTTTGGATATAGATCACAATCAATACAAGTTTGGACACACAAAG GTGTTCTTCAAGGCTGGTCTTCTGGGGACGCTGGAGGAAATGAGGGATGACCGTTTGTCACTCATTATCACTGGTATCCAATCTAGAGCAAGAGGTCTGCTGGCAAGACAGGAATTCCAGAAGATCTTTGAAAGGAG AGATGCTCTATTGGTGATCCAGTGGAATGTCCGATCCTTCATGGGGGTCAAGAATTGGCCCTGGATGAAGCTGTTCTTCAAAATTAAACCTCTGTTGAGATCTGCTGAGGCAGAAAAGGAGATGGCCAACATGAAGGAAGAATTCCTGAAGCTGAAAGAGGCTTATGCAAAGTCTGAAGCTCGTAGGAAGgaactggaggagaaaatggtTTCCCTTCTCCAAGAGAAGAATGACCTGCAGCTACATGTCCAGTCT GAGCAAGATAATCTTGCAGATGCTGAAGAAAGATGTGAGGGGCtgatcaaaaacaaaatccagatGGAAGCAAAAGCTAAAGAGCTGACAGAGAggctggaggacgaggaggagatgaaCGCTGAACTGACGGCCAAaaagaggaagctggaggacgaGTGCTCTGAGTTAAAGAAAGACATTGATGACTTAGAGTTAACTCTGGCCaaagtggagaaagaaaagcatgCCACTGAGAACAAG GTGAAGAACCTGGTTGAGGAGATGGCAGCTCTGGATGAGATCATTGCCAAGCTGACCAAGGAAAAGAAAGCCTTACAGGAGGCTCATCAGCAAACACTGGATGACCTGCAGAGTGAAGAGGACAAAGTCAACACTCTGACCAAGGCCAAGGCCAAGCTGGAGCAGCAAGTGGATGAT CTCGAAGGTTCTCTGgaacaagagaagaaaatacGAATGGATCTTGAGAGAGCAAAGCGTAAGCTGGAGGGAGACTTGAAGTTGACCCAGGAGAGCCTAATGGACCTGGAGAATGACAAGCAGCAACTTGAAGAACATATGAAAAA GAAAGATTTTGAACTCAGCCAGCTGAGTAATAGAATAGAGGATGAGCAGGCCATTGCTATTCAGCTTcaaaagaaactgaaagagCTTCAG GCCCGTATTGAAGAGTTGGAGGAAGAGCTTGAGGCAGAGCGAGCTGCCCGAGCCAaggtggagaagcagagagcAGACTTGGccagagagctggaggagatcagtgagaggctggaggaggccgGTGGAGCAACATCTGTCCAGATTGAGATGAACAAGAAGAGGGAGGCTGAGTTCCTGAAACTGCGCAGAGACCTTGAAGAGGCCACTCTGCATCATGAAGCCACTGCTGCCACACTCAGGAAGAAACAAGCTGACAGTGTTGCTGACCTGGGAGAGCAGATAgacaacctgcagagagtcaagcagaaactggagaaggagaagagtgaGCTCAGACTGGAGCTGGATGACGTGGTGTCCAATATGGAACATATTGTGAAGACAAAG ACAAACCTAGAGAAGACCAGCAGGACAATGGAGGATCAGATGAATGAATACAAGTCCAAGTTTGAAGAAGCTCAACGCTGGATCAATGATTTCAATCTGCAAAAAGCTAAGCTCCAAACCGAAAATG GTGAACTCTTAAGGCAACTGGAGGACAAGGAGACCATGGTGTCTCAGCTGACAAGAGGAAAAATGTCTTACACTCAACAGGTTGAAGATTTAAAGAGACAACTGGAAGAGGAGACCAAG GCAAAGAGCGCTCTGGCCCATGCAGTGCAGTCCTCCCGTCATGACTGTGACCTGCTCAGGGAGCAGtatgaggaggagcaggaggccaaAGCTGAACTACAGCGCGGCATGTCCAAGGCCAACTCTGAGGTGGCTCAGTGGAGAACTAAGTACGAAACTGATGCCATCCAGAGGaccgaggagctggaggaggccaa GAAAAAGCTGGCTCAGCGTCTGCAGGATGCTGAGGAGGCTGTTGAAGCAGTGAATGCTAAATGTTCCTCTCTGGACAAGACCAAGCACAGGCTGCAGAATGAGATTGAAGATCTCATGGTGGATGTGGAGAGgtctaatgctgctgctgctgctctggacaAGAAGCAAAGAAACTTTGACAAG GTCCTGTCTGAATGGAAGCAGAAGTATGAGGAGTCTCAATGTGAACTGGAGAGCTCTCAGAAAGAAGCCAGGTCTCTGAGCACTGAGCTCTTCAAACTGAAGAACTCCTATGAGGAATCGCTTGATCATCTGGAGACcctgaagagagagaacaaaaacCTGCAGG AGGAGATATCTGACCTCACAGAGCAACTTGGTGAGGGTGGTAAGAACATCCACGAATTGGAGAAATTGCGGAAACAACTGGAACAGGAGAAGAATGAGATCCAGTCTGCTCTCGAGGAAGCTGAG GCCTCCCTTGAGCATGAGGAGGGTAAGATTCTCAGAGCCCAGTTAGAGTTCAATCAAATTAAATCCGAGATCGAACGCAAACTAGCtgagaaagacgaggagatgGAACAGAGCAAGAGGAACCTGCAGAGGACCATTGACACCCTGCAGACCTCTCTTGAAGCTGAGTGTCGCAGCAGGAATGAGGCCATGcgtctgaagaagaagatggagggagaccTCAATGAGATGGAGATCCAGCTCAGCCAGGCCAACAGGCAGGCAGCTGAGGCCCAGAAGCAACTCAAATCTGTTCATGCACATTTGAAG GATTGCCAAATTCAGCTGAACGAGTCTGTTCGGGCCAATGATGATCTTAAAGAGAACATTGCCATTGTTGAGAGACGCAACAACCTGCTTCAGGCTGAACTGGAGGAACTCAGGGCTGCACTGGAGCAAACTGAGAGAGGTCGTAAACTTGCTGAGCAAGAGCTGCTGGATGTTAGTGAGAGGGTGCAGCTACTGCACTCACAG aaCACTGCCCTGATaaaccagaagaagaagctggaggcCGATACTTCCCAGCTTCAAACTGAAGTGGAGGAAGCAGTGCAGGAGTGTCGAAATGCAGAGGAAAAGGCCAAGAAGGCCATTACTGATGCAGCCATGATggcagaggagctgaagaaagaGCAGGACACCAGCTCTCACCTGGAGCGTATGAAGAAGAACATGGAGCAAACCATCAAAGACCTGCAGCACCGTCTGGATGAAGCTGAACAGATCGCCATGAAGGGAGGCAAGAAGCAGGTGCAGAAGCTCGAGGCCAGG gtGAGGGAGCTGGAGAATGAGGTGGAgtcagagcagaagaagagcagCGAAGCTGTAAAGGGAATGCGTAAATATGAAAGACGTATCAAGGAGCTCACATACCAG ACTGAGGAAGACCGCAAGAATGTTGCGCGTCTGCAGGATCTGGTcgacaaactgcagctgaaagtcAAAGCTTACAAGAGATGTTCTGAGGAGGCT GAGGAGCAGGCCAACACTCACCTGACCAAGTTCCGTAAACTGCAGCATGAGCTGGATGAGGCCGAAGAGCGAGCTGACATCGCTGAGTCGCAGGTCAACAAGCTGCGCGCCAAGAGCCGCGACGTGGGTACAAAG AAAGGGCTGGATGAGGAGTGA
- the LOC117778269 gene encoding LOW QUALITY PROTEIN: myosin-6 (The sequence of the model RefSeq protein was modified relative to this genomic sequence to represent the inferred CDS: substituted 3 bases at 3 genomic stop codons): protein MGDAAMKEFGVAATYLRKLHKDRLEAQTRPFDMRKECFVPDPEVEYVKASIISRNGDKVKLNLEKTVTVKECDVHPQNPPKFDKIEDIAMFTFLHEPAVLFNLKERQAAWVIYTLHXLLIICHPSLSMIYLLYNKEVVAAYRGKKRSEAPPHIFSISDNAYQYMLADRDNQSILITGESGAGKTVNTKRVIQYFASIAAAPGGKKDAAAEKKGTLEDQIIQANPALEAFVNAKTTRNDNSSRFLSFCVIAKMYLQSDXINGLFFIRIHFNNRGKLASADIETXLLEKSCLTYQFKAERDYHIFYQVLSQKKTELLDMLLISNNTYDYAFISQGEKTVTSINDSEELMATEEAFDILVFTQEEKNSMYKLTGAIMHHGNMKFKQKQRDEQADVNGTEDADKVAYLMGPNSADLIKGLCHPRVKVGNEWVTEGKNVAQVYYAVGALSKAVYEKMFLWMVIKMNHSLDTKQPRQYFIGVLDIAGFEIFQFNMSEQLCINFTDKKLQ, encoded by the exons ATGGGAGACGCTGCCATGAAAGAGTTTGGGGTTGCTGCCACTTACCTGAGAAAGTTACATAAGGACCGGCTGGAGGCCCAGACTCGTCCATTCGACATGAGGAAGGAGTGCTTCGTTCCTGACCCTGAGGTTGAGTACGTCAAAGCGTCCATCATCAGTCGCAATGGTGACAAAGTTAAACTAAATTTGGAAAAG ACTGTGACTGTGAAGGAGTGTGATGTTCACCCTCAGAACCCACCAAAGTTCGATAAGATTGAAGACATAGCGATGTTCACCTTCCTCCATGAGCCCGCTGTGCTGTTCAACCTCAAAGAGCGTCAAGCAGCATGGGTGATCTAC ACGTTGCATTAACTTCTGATTATCTGCCACCCTTCTCTTTCTATGATATACCTACTCTACAACAAAGAAGTGGTTGCTGCctacagaggaaagaagaggagtgAAGCTCCTCCTCATATCTTCTCCATCTCTGACAATGCCTACCAGTACATGCTGGCAG acagagacaacCAGTCAATCCTTATCAC TGGAGAATCTGGTGCTGGAAAGACTGTAAACACCAAACGTGTCATTCAGTACTTTGCGAGCATCGCAGCTGCGCCAGGTGGGAAGAAAGATGCAGCTGCTGAGAAGAAG GGTACCCTGGAGGACCAAATCATCCAGGCTAATCCAGCTCTGGAGGCCTTTGTTAACGCCAAGACCACCAGGAATGACAACTCCTCTAGATTTCTGAGTTTCTGTGTGATTGCAAAAATGTATCTGCAAAGTGACTGAATCAACGGACTCTTCTTTATCAGAATTCATTTCAACAATCGAGGAAAGCTGGCCTCTGCTGATATTGAAACTT AGCTTCTGGAAAAGTCTTGTTTAACCTACCAGTTCAAAGCTGAGAGGGACTACCACATTTTTTATCAGGTCTTGTCccagaaaaaaactgaacttCTGG ACATGTTGCTCATCAGCAACAACACCTATGACTACGCCTTCATTTCccaaggagagaaaacagtaaCCTCCATTAATGATTCCGAAGAACTGATGGCCACCG AGGAAGCATTTGATATACTGGTATTCACTCAAGAAGAAAAGAACAGCATGTACAAGCTGACCGGAGCCATAATGCATCATGGTAACATGAAGTTTAAGCAGAAGCAGCGAGACGAGCAGGCCGACGTTAATGGCACTGAGG ATGCTGACAAAGTTGCTTATCTGATGGGTCCGAACTCTGCCGACCTCATCAAAGGTCTTTGCCACCCCAGAGTCAAAGTAGGAAATGAGTGGGTGACCGAGGGAAAAAACGTCGCCCAG gTGTATTATGCTGTTGGGGCATTGTCTAAGGCAGTGTATGAGAAGATGTTTCTGTGGATGGTAATAAAAATGAACCACTCGCTGGACACCAAGCAGCCTCGTCAGTACTTCATTGGTGTGCTGGACATTGCTGGATTTGAAATTTTT CAGTTCAACATGTCTGAGCAGCTGTGCATCAACTTCACAGATAAAAAACTGCAATAG